The Apis cerana isolate GH-2021 linkage group LG10, AcerK_1.0, whole genome shotgun sequence DNA window AATGAACTTTAtgccaattttttttgtatgtagCATTAgacaaatttatatcaaattaaactaatatatttaaaaaatcaagcaaaaccaaaaaaaataaaatatttttaattattttaattcattagcAGTCTTATGTTTCTTATAAATCAATACTgtcaattacatttataatttgttatgcAAAAAACACTCAGTTTTTGTTTTGCTTTAGCTGCTCTAATCagttaatatcaaattagagTTACATTAGGCTGTAAATGTTCAAGTTGAAAACGATCATTGATCGTGGTAATTTCACAGGAACATTTATCATGTTGTTCCACTCTAATCCATTGTCTTCTGTTATTATTAGTTTCCAAGCTCCAAACTTCGATTTCAATCTCTTCGTAATAGATCGCCGATTCTACAGGTGAACAGCTCATTAATGGACTCGCACAACATCCAGAATGTCCGTCACATCTCTTTAGAACTATGTAAACAGGTTGAATAGGACTTTCTCCAGGATTCTGATGAACATTTTGCATCAAATCTTTCAAACTATACGCCCGAAATTGTggttttttacaaataaatgtcTTAGATGCTTTTACTGCATCTGATAAAGTAATTCTTCCGACTATTCTATGATGATTATCGCTATTTATTACCGCTGATTGGATCATGCTGTCCAAGATCAACGAGATGAATATCATtaactttaatgaaaaaaatttatttttcatgcctcgtttctattaatttattttgcaatttttatttaatttatcactatagttatttttatgcaCAACTCGTTTAAACTGAAAATTTAACTTACTAGAAAtacgtttataaatttaaattctatggCGCGATATTTGATgaacatatttgaaatatgttcTTTTAGTCAAATTATATGAATCACTGACACGTAGTCGTATCAAGACGTTCAACTGAGACTTTCCTGTTGCCAGAAGTGTATTTATACATGGAAGAACTTGCACACACAGTCTACGCAAGATATATGCACATCGATAGAGATTCATGCGCACGTAAATCCAATATCCTAATCCCGATTTTGTGGTAACATTTATTCATGCAATTCCTTAATCACTTGAAATATCCTGATGTATAAGAATCATCATGGTTTCTACCTTATGAGTCATGGATTTcactcttaattttatttcaaaacttgATCTTGAAGTTATATTACAtaccattataatttaatatgtaataaattcattctataaatattattccattttatatatttttcaaatgtaaatttacaCAGTGAATTCTTGTAACTCGTCACGATCTTCAACATGTTTTTCAATACAATCGACTAACTTTTTGATAAGAAGATGTAAGTGCTTATATCAAAGTCGAACTTCGACTTTTCTTCTGCTGATACGTTTTTCGAATAATCTATCACTCATATATACGAaactttcaatatatatttaatatttttatcgatattaagtAAACGTGTTATATGTAATTCAgtgaattaatgatataaataagatcgtattaaatatggaaatttcattgttattcattgaagttatatatttataattttattatgaatatttatattttttatcataatattaaatttaatattattaaaaattcttgatatttttaccTGAGTGTGCTTCTGTTTCTCTGAAGTAATTGACTCATTAATATGATTCATtgagaatttaaattcaattttaattttcaaaaaattttaattttagaaacttaatattgtattaaataatttgttgctttacataaaaatttatatttatatatataatttgtatatatattaaaattaattgtaaactgcgattctgaaattttaagaaattgataattcaaaattttttgacaaaaaatacttaatgtaaaaaaaaaattgaaatgaaattaattttttataatgatttctttttgaattgttgaattacttataatatagatttaattgaataaatatttgtttttttttttaattttttcatatttttaatatatataaatatttcaatttctgaacatacttttcttttccaaatctttaatatatttatacatttatatatttatattgatttttattttttatttaaagaaaaaatatattttatattcagtttctaataaaataaaacagacttacttttaatattaagtatatatttatttattttattttaattatttttgagctattgattgattttgttttatatttatttcatcaatcttatttaaatatatttcatttgtagaaatataattatgctaattaaaattataaaataatgagttAGTTCTCATGCTTTTCCAAATGAGATTAAGTTTTCTCatgtttttcatattatatatatatgatttctatttaaaaaacaatcactagttcttataaaattaggcaattattttcttatccattcataataagaaacattattaatataaacattattattaaaaaatatatcaatataatcgaatttaattcgattatgcTCTTgctttttacatatttctaattattaacaagTTCATAACTGAAACATGTTTAATAacagaaatgaattttataatataagaataagatatataatataataataagaaataaaataaaaaagaaatcaaaaaaatttgtattattataatttcaaaaatttttatgaaatatttgaaatttttaatttttaaatattaatattataaaacatagtaatataataactatagaatatttatattatcaaagatttatatattaatcggAAAtcattaactaaaaaaaaatttctatttcaaatttcccatatatttaattttgttttctattttacatttattttgtttataatatttttattttttaaatctttttttaattatattttttcaaatattttattcatcaattttttgatttaaaaagaataattttcttcaaatatatgaatatatttattgcggaatatatgaatatatttattataatttatatgtacgaaacatataattaataataaaaatgtgtatGTGACGATTACTTTAAGTAATTACCAATTAAAATGACGTAACAGGAATGTCCTTCATATCAGCACTTTGATtatgtttatttgaaattctatttatttccaaaagaaatttattaatgatattataaatagaacatactatttaattattcgaactattttatcataattattatttttaataaatatattaatatattaattgataactaaataaaaatcagatattaaatgaatgataTGTGTCAAAAGTcacataatttgataatttttaaaataagattaaaatgattaattagaaaactttaattagatacaacaaaaatataatcttctcCAGTATTGATAAtccataataatcaattttaaaattattaattatataaaatatgtatctagacataaaatttaatttgcaattcatGGATTCGTAATTCTTTGCATACTATTAAGTCAGTTCTATGAATAACTGTTAACGGATATTCGTGTAACATGAGTTTCAATTTAGGCAATCGATGTTCACTCTCACCTTTCATAATATTCGTcataaacgaatatattatatgtttaaaaaaaagtcatataaactttcttctttttatttatcattctgaaaaaaaaaagaatattaaattttataatcagatATTCTATCATATCAATCATATGCAATCTATCATATTATAGAATACTTCAAATCAGGAAAAGCTAAAATACTTCATACcacaatattacattaaacattccatgtaattattttgatctctttacaaatttataaattaaaaaaaaaaatttgttataatattttataaatagtctatacaattttaaataaaataaattaatacaaaataaaaataaaattattgatatctttataagaattattcataaataaaaaaattcaaacaatacATTGATGCATGAAAAACAGTAGGATGCaattgatattcaaaaaagaaaatgaaaaagcggTTGATGACTGATCGAAATTTCAGATTCAAAGagcgaagagaaagaagaaatacgaTGAAAGGaaacaatgaaagaaaaaaccaATTGACGAGGAAAGGAGAACTAGTCACGCGACGTAACATGGTTTTAGTTCGAACAGGAGGCAGG harbors:
- the LOC107992432 gene encoding uncharacterized protein LOC107992432; translation: MKNKFFSLKLMIFISLILDSMIQSAVINSDNHHRIVGRITLSDAVKASKTFICKKPQFRAYSLKDLMQNVHQNPGESPIQPVYIVLKRCDGHSGCCASPLMSCSPVESAIYYEEIEIEVWSLETNNNRRQWIRVEQHDKCSCEITTINDRFQLEHLQPNVTLI